The sequence GCTTTAAGTGTTAGCCGATACTTAGCTGAGTCCGGCGGGACGCGAAAAACGAATTCACCGGTCTCACCGGTGTTCCGCGCATCAAGCCTCTCAACTGAAGACTCTGAGTTTACGCGCGAGAGTTCCACACGAGCGTTGGGAACACTGCGCCCACCCTCCGTGAAGACACTGCCGCGCAGGAAGGCAATCGAACCTTCATCGACCGACAGAACCAGACGATCGCCAAGCGATCGCACCTTGCCGGCCTTCACTTCAACTTTTTCAATCGATCCGACGGCCAGGCCTGGCTTGCGAAACGTGAGTCCGTAGACCCCGGGCGGAACCCCGGCAATCGTAAACTCGCCCTTACGATCAGTTTCGACGCGTCGCACTTCCTCATCGCCTCGCCGCAGAACCACCGCGACGCCAACCGGTGAACCTCTCTCGACGCGCACTTTGCCTTTTAAAGCGCCGGTGGTCTTGTCCTTTTCCTGCGCTGCCCCGACCAGCGCAAAAAGCGCAAGCAACGCTATGGTCGTAACTGAGCGAGCAATTTTCATCTTTGATAGGCCCTCAACTTATCACGTAGGTGCTGCGGCAAACCAGTCCAGCACATACGAAGCGAAAATCGCAACTTAACGTTGCCTCGACTTTGCGGTGCACGCCTCTGGCGTGCAAGAGCATGCCGTGATCTCCGGTCCGCACGCCTCTGACGTGCCATAGCATGCCGGAGGCATGCGTACCGATGGCGGCCTCACCGGCGCGAGCGTATAATCCGAAAACGCTAATGTTATTCGGCAAGCCGTTCCAGCTTTTCAGTCTCCCGCCATTGATGCTCGGCCTCGCGTTCGCGTTAGCCGCGCCTCACAGCACCTTCGCGCAGAACCCTCCTCCACAAGAGCGTCCGCGCCGCGTAATGCCCACGGAAGACGACCCGCAAGACGTGATCAAGATTGACACGGATCTCGTCCCGGTTAACGTGGTCGTGACTGATGCGAAAGGACGCCTCGTTCGGAATCTAAAAAAGGAAGACTTCAAATTATTCGAAGACGGGACTGAACGAAAGATTGAGTCATTCAATCTCGAGAAGGTCGCGGGCGAACCGCGGCCACTGGCAGTCGTGTTCGCGCTCGACGTTTCCGGCAGCATGACCGCGGAAGAAGTTCAACGTGTCGCGGCGGCCATGCG is a genomic window of Pyrinomonadaceae bacterium containing:
- a CDS encoding carboxypeptidase-like regulatory domain-containing protein yields the protein MKIARSVTTIALLALFALVGAAQEKDKTTGALKGKVRVERGSPVGVAVVLRRGDEEVRRVETDRKGEFTIAGVPPGVYGLTFRKPGLAVGSIEKVEVKAGKVRSLGDRLVLSVDEGSIAFLRGSVFTEGGRSVPNARVELSRVNSESSVERLDARNTGETGEFVFRVPPDSAKYRLTLKADGAEPASKDVDVDAALVYRVALIYKPKP